The genomic DNA TAACCTGCAGCCTGTGTTGCACGTGGTGGGCATAATGTGGACGATCTGCCCAATGATTCTTAGGGTGGGACCACTGGAGCCAGGCTTTATTTGTCCAGCCAAATCAAAGAAGCGCTACGAGTATCGTCTCTGACGGGGACGTTTGACCTTCCTGTATTCCCCCTGGTAAAGATAGGCTACGCCTCCACTAACACTTTCCTGTCACAGGTGAGTGCATCATCTGGTGGAGGGACCTAGAGTACGATCCCTACGGACTGTATGGATCAGTGCTGAAGCAAAAATAGCATGCTATAATGTTGTAGAATAGAAATGATTATCACCTAATGGTTATTTATTgagagaggagctgaagaaaagaaaagctgaaatgtgtttttgtcagtcATCGTAAAGAGGATTTAGGGTGAAATCAATACGCCAAGAAAAATAGCTTTTACACAGTGCCATACTTTGACCAAGTACGAAGCAGCGCACGCTGTGGGGAGTCTTTTATGGCTTCTTTGTATAATTTCTTTTGTAACAGGCAGACCTGGTGAGCGCCATAGGAGAGAGTGCTGCTATGGGAACAGCAGGAATCGTCATCTGGGAGAGAAGTGAAACTCAGACAGAGGTAACACAGTCctacatttacataaagttCATGCACAAAGACGGGATCCTTttaagtttttttgttttttttggcaatCACAAATAGAGttttcatgcttttaatttCACTGATTAGCTCTTGAAGGATTGATTGGGTTGCACTATTATAGGTATGTTCCTCCAACTGTCTGCCTGCTTCTCAGAGAGAGTGCCAGGACCTGGCAGAGTTTGTCCGTAAGGTTCTGGGACCTTACTCCGTCAACGTTACTACAGCAGCTCGACTGTGCTCAGCTTCCCTGTGCCAGGGAAAGGGACGATGTGTCCGTCAAAACGCAGAAAGCTTTGCCTACCTCCACCTCCCATCCCCAACAAAAGTAACGGAAAAGGTATGCGTAACTGTAGGGGTCAAAATCTATTTGTGATGAATTCATAAAGGTTTACTTATTCACTTCATTCATCATTAATCCCATCAGACAAGCATGAGCTCCGAGCCCTTCTTGCAGAACAGGCCATAAATAGATGTGGGGTGAGGCTTGTTAAATCCAGAAATCGTACAGACTCATTCTGCCCTCGTTCCATCAACGGCCTCAAAGTTGTTCTATGCCGAGCCACGACTCACTAGAGCGGTTCTGGTGACcctgttttttggggttttttttttatagccgAATTAAGTCTTATACTTCTTACAGTTAATAAGCTACAGGTAGCTCAAACCACATAACCGCCAAGTAATAAGTCCTAGATTTGCTTCTATTGTTGCTTAGACCCAGTTACACCGAAGTGTTAACTGGGTTCACGTATTAAACACTTGAGTGCATATTATAGCATGCTTTAGTCTTCCATTTAATGCATGATAGGAGGAGCAAACTGTGCAGTAAACACTGTGAAACCATGCTTGTAGATAGGCTAATAAACCCATAGGAGGTTAGTGCAGCATGCTGAGAAGCTCTGATtgcctctttgtctcttctccGCCACTGCATATTTGATTAAACAAAAGTCATCACCACCCCAGCAGAAAGCTGGACAACAGCATCATTATATTGGGCCTAGAGTAGCTATATGCTATTGAGAAGATGAACagccttcagagtcatttcatCTAATCTCTTAGAAATGAGAAGCTGAGATTTGTGGGGGaaaatatcaatatttaaagGCATGAAGCTTATTCCTGTTTAATTTTGGTGGAAAAGCATGAATGTATATGTTGCCAGATACGCCACGATGCCAAGACAAACTGACCACcttatatgtgtgtatgtactgtgtatacacacacacataaggtCTGTGCCCATGGCGAAAGGCATGCAAAGACAATACGTTCTCAACttctgtcatttttttgtgaGGAAAGCTGGACAAAGAACAACTCATTTTGACTcatgacacaaataaaaaccaagaTTTTATAAGAATGGGAAACAAAGTCAGAGGGAAGTGTAGCTGCCTGAGGATCTTCTGTGTTTTCAGACCATAGGAGAGCAGACAATAAAAGAATCACTGAAACACAGCAGAAGATCCTCTGGAATTTGATCACACGACACCGAACGCAGAAACACTCGCTTTCTCTGGCGCGCTCTGCATGGGGCTTTAGTAACAGCAGTCATAAAAAGAACAACACGAAACAAAGCATCGACACTGCTGGAACCGCACTACTCTGAAAATGTTGCCCGCCTGAATTTGAGCCGTGATATTTACTTTGGTGTTCGACTTTTTAAAACTACATAGCCGCGATGCTTGTTATTATTCAGCTCGCTTTTCTATCATCTCAGCAAGAAGAAGCAAAAGCAGCTGATGGGCCAGACACGGGCACTAAACCAGCTGAACCAGATCCAGCAGAGATGTGGAAGGAGGACTTCCAGTGCCAGTGGTACAAGACGACAGACAGGGACGTCTCAGATCAGCAAGCCCCCAAAGACGGAGCATCCGTtgggaagagagaaaaagagaaggctCGCGATGTAACTGAGCCCGCGACGACAGCTTCTACCTTAGCTTCTACAACAGCAGCTAACTCCGTAACTAAGTCCACAGAAAGTAGTTCACCTGGTTTAGGAAGTCCAACACCTTCACTGGAAGACACTAATATAGACAGTGGTACAGATCCAATCCGTGCCCCAGAGCCGCCTGTTCTTCTGTTATTGCTGCTAGTGGCTGGAAATCTATGCCTGCGACCTTAAATGACTAACAAACCAGTCTTCACCTGGAGGTTCTGGGCGTTACTGGCCATTATTAACCCTTCACAAGTCGCCTTGATGAAGTCACTGGACCCTCCAAGGCAGTACCTGTAGTTTAAACTCACCCACCAACGTGCCAACAGTTTTCGTCTTGCTGTACTCTGAAAGACGTGACGCTGTAGATTTTGACTGACCTATCAGTAGATGCATGAAAGCATTCTGTTAAACCTGCACAATCATTTGCTTATTGCCTCAATTTGTTAAGAATTTGTCCATCAAGTAGATgcgttgaaaataaaaacattttctagaATGTTCATTGCTTGCGTTTATGGATAAGGGAGGGCTTATAATTATGAAGCCCGTGTTAATTTTGggtaaaaaaaagtatttattggggtttgaaaagaagaaaatagaatTAATCTGAAAGATCACATCTAAATGCAACTGAGCGTGTCAAGTTTGACCTTCAGGTTTATCGTTAGTCTACTGTCCAGACTTTACATCGTGGCTCCAttcgctaacgttagcattgGCCTCTACAGGATTTACTGGCTGCACATTCTCTGAGCTCTCCACTCTGCGTGGCCTGAGCGACAAATCACACTTTAAAAAGCACAGGAGTAAACAAACTGAATAATGGCAGGATTTCAGGTAGCTACTTCAGTTTCAGGGTCCTTCATTGCTTTTCTCAGACTCCTGGGACACTTGATTGAAACCAGTGTCTCAGTGTTAATGTTTTTAGCAACACTAGTGCTGCTCTTGCAGTAACAAGTCACTCCATCTTGTTATAAAGCTCCTTTTACAATTAAGTTGGTAAAAAATGATCCGtctataataaatatatatatatatacctatCCAGTCCCTTCAGTGCTGTGGTTGaaaaaaacagtctgaaacaGTTGTTTTTGAAGCTCATGTaaatttatgttattttccattaaaataTACACTCAAGACGAGGGGTATCTAAATtatttataattacacaaatatatgtACACAGGCGCATCTGATTGTACAAcagaaaatgaattattcacacatttatttataccATGAACAAGTATATCGACTTTCCATTCATACCTCCTATTAACTCGAAACTCTGACACCCATCCAGATCTGTAAAAGAGGACTTCCTTCTTTACAGCCGCGTACATGTCGGAGTGTATCTCAGCATCATCAAGGGAATgggagcattttatttttctaatataAGCTTTTTATGGATGCTGccaattttttttacttttgccaGCAAGGTCAAGGAAGACGGCACTGAGACATGGATTTTATACTAAATGGAACCTGAAGCTTTCCTGTGATGTAACGTTTAAAACAAGTTAACAGATGCAGACATGCATGTTGAAACAAGTCACACGATGCGGAGTCAGCTCTAAAAACGTCCACATACCTTGCTTTGCAGTATTGAACTGATGTGAATGAGTATACAAATGTAGCACGTAACACAGATACACTCCAGTGCAATGTCAGACGTACGACTCAATCAGAACTGGTGGTGAAGTAACAGTCGAGTAACGCTGCAGTCAGTCAGAGGCCTTTAGTAAATTAATAATTACTCTGCAAGCAAGTCAATTAGAAAGTCCACATTAGTTCACATCCCAGACTCCATCCAGAGACGCCTACCAGACTTAGCTCTCATTGGTTGAAAACaagatagaaaaaaataattgatttgttaataaaaaaaaattctgttcCTTTTCAAATCTTTAATCTGAATTTTTATGATTTGCACTATTGTCTAGAATAAATGTTTTGCTCTAAAGAGTGGATTGAAAACTGAATACTCATCTACAGTCTATAAACTGTTCGGAAGAAGACTGGCAGCAATTTCAGATTTAATTAAACGCTTAAATTCTAAATATTTTTGTCGAGCTTGAAACGCCCTCGTTAACGGTAACAGTTTAAATTCAAATGgttcagaaatatttaaaacctcTGTCAAgactttcagatttttttggCGATCgtttaaagatttattttttttccccctgcattGACAAGAGAACGGAAAAGAGACTTCAAGCCTCATGAATCATAGCTGGCTGTGGCTTtaaatgagaaacacacacctgtgatgCACAGGCTAGAAATCTGAGTAGAATAAGTTAAATAATTTCAGCACATCCTCAAACAATTATCAAGAAGCCTTTGAGCTCATACTCAAATAGGGATGTTCAGTGGAAACAATCTGGCTGTAACGGTCAGTTCCCGATAAGACAGGGTAAAATGGAAAAAGCAAGTATGATGacaaagtgaataaataaacataaagacaaacaaatatgAGCTCCCTTCCCCTGAGCCAGTGCCTGAATATGATCTTTGTTGCacaactttaaaaaacaaatgttcagtTCCTGTTAAAAGTCCATGCAGCTCACTGGCCTCCACAACaaaagacacagaaagagagagacatcgCCCTCGTGAGGGAAGAAAAGGTTAGTGCAATCTGAAATAAGTGGGCCGGACGGATAGCATTCAGTCTTCCTTGGGCTGCATTATGATCCATTTGTCTTCACGGGCCGGTTTGCATCTGTCCGTGTGCACAGGGCACCCGACCAAGTGTCTCCAAAATTGGCGAATTATTACATTTAGCTTCTGGAAAAACAGGGATGCTTTGAAGAACTCAAAAGAAATCTTCAAACGATGAACAAGCAGGAAAGGATGACCGCCGATCATCCAGCATGCCTCGTAGCAACACCCCCGGGAATCCattgctgcagtgtgtgtgtgctacctgCAGAAAGGTGGGTATAGATGCACACAGTCTTGCTCAGCTGTGTGCTCCATGTTGGATCTGTGCAGCTGGGAGGAGTATTCATACCAGAGCGGTGGTGTTACTTGCAGATCGCCTCCAGAGTGTCCAGGGTGCGTTTAATGTCGCGGATCTGTGCAGCCAGGGCTTGTATGGGCTGCATGGAACGATCCAGCTCCTCACAGCGAGCCATCAGCGTGTACATGCCCTGCAAGGTCCAAATTATTAGGACAGGCAACTTcatgctttgtttttcttgccCTTCTCTACAGCTCAGCACTCTggtttcaaacaaaaaaatactcaTTCATGAAATGACAAAAGCAATATCTTTCTAAATCCACTGTCACATGACAGTTGATTAATTTTGAAATTGGGTTTCATCACGCACAAATAACAAGTTTATCACCTATTGAATCCTAAAACACCAccaagattaaaaaataataaggcATCACACACTAAAGGCTGGCATGAAGACTTCCGTACCAGAGCCATGTCGCTTGACAAGCAGCTATGTTAATTAAATGAGGTTACCATAGCGATCTGCCTACTATCTTTTGACCTTTAGAAGAGTGTGGATGAGGATGGTTGAGAAAATGCAATCAACAGGGGCTGTCAGTCCATCAATGAGAAACGAGAAATTTAATAACTTAAGGCAGTAGCATGCCAGCTAATGTTAGCCATGAATGCTAGCTTTCGTTGTACGTGAAGAAGCCGTTTTAATTTGATGCGGTTTTTGGCTGCTGAAATTTGCAATGTGTCAGCTGTTCAAAGAggtctttcttttttgctaAAGTAATGATGTTATCATCCAGATTTTAACTCTTGCTTATCGATCGCTTTACGCCAGACGTATGGCGTAACCACTCGTCATCACCAGACATACCAGTCGATCAGCCGTATGTCGACGACTGtctgtgcttaaaaaaaaaaaagattattttgcTTTATTCAACTGCAAAGCATTTTGAAGTGAACATTTCTAATTTATGTTTTGTGGTGAACACTCAACTACACAATTGAACTCAACTACGTTTTTtgcctcacacgcacacgcacacacctttaTACTCATGTCCACAGACTCCCCCAGGCTGTCTACGGAGTCTCTGTAGGTCTGGATGTAGCCGACGCTCAGAGCGGTCATCTGGATGAATCAACAGAGAGATCAATCGATcgcacaaacagaaacaaaagttCACGATGAAGGTTTTTACTTTCTGGACTCACATTCTGGATGGTCCCGTTGAGGCTCCGCATCATCATTTCAACGCTGTGTGCTACTTCCTGGGTGTGTCTCTGCAGATCCAATAGAACAGCTGGATCAATGGGAGGGATATCCGCTGGTCTCCGTGGCAACCCCCGGCTTCTGTAGATGGGACCTGAACAGTCCGCTGGCAAGAAACAATTTTAAATAGAtacacaacaataaataaagttccCAAATGTGATCTTCACAGCGTGAAAGACGGTGCAACTTTAATCATTATCTCTTGGGGTAAATTAGATGTATAAATAACTAGACTTCACACAGATCCTCAGATTCCTGATCATGTCATTGATTGGGAAATCAATTGCCCCATAAAAGTTTGTCCCTCTTTGCATAAT from Brachionichthys hirsutus isolate HB-005 unplaced genomic scaffold, CSIRO-AGI_Bhir_v1 contig_304, whole genome shotgun sequence includes the following:
- the LOC137913876 gene encoding hyaluronidase-1-like, whose translation is GGTTGARLYLSSQIKEALRVSSLTGTFDLPVFPLVKIGYASTNTFLSQADLVSAIGESAAMGTAGIVIWERSETQTERECQDLAEFVRKVLGPYSVNVTTAARLCSASLCQGKGRCVRQNAESFAYLHLPSPTKVTEKQEEAKAADGPDTGTKPAEPDPAEMWKEDFQCQWYKTTDRDVSDQQAPKDGASVGKREKEKARDVTEPATTASTLASTTAANSVTKSTESSSPGLGSPTPSLEDTNIDSGTDPIRAPEPPVLLLLLLVAGNLCLRP